The following are encoded in a window of Rhizobium sp. 11515TR genomic DNA:
- a CDS encoding phytoene desaturase family protein — MSYDAIIVGAGHNGLAAAVHLASRGWKVAVIEGNAEPGGAVKTREVTLPGFRHDLCAMNLSMFAGSAFFAQYKNELSAEGLDFIPAADCFASVFRDNTYLGVSTDLEKTAGAIADISPQDAAAWRNMLSTFSADAPHIFGLLGSPMPSMAAARVVWKAWREKGMSWIYDTARMLFASPRDFLDARFQNTKLKAMMAAWGLHLDFAPDVAGGALFPYLESMANQAFGMVIGKGGADTIIKAMAAVLKSKGGELMLGTRVDKIVTAGGKATGVVLADGRRYEAKRAVIANVHPQILFGKLLEQDPAREEFDGKVLRFRAGPGTMMIHLALSGLPDWAAGKALQSFAYVHIAPDLEMMSRVYAEAMGGLLPAEPALVVGQPTAIDPSRAPAGQHVLWIQVRVLPAEFRGDAAGEISGTGWDEIKDAYAERVLDIVERYAPGLRGKILGRSVFSPVDLERENPNLIGGDNLSGSHHLDQNFLFRPVAGYSKYRTPVTSLYMCGASTWPGAGTGAGSGFMLGKMLAK; from the coding sequence ATGAGCTATGATGCGATCATAGTGGGGGCCGGTCACAATGGTCTGGCGGCGGCAGTGCATTTGGCTTCCAGGGGCTGGAAAGTCGCCGTCATCGAGGGCAATGCGGAGCCCGGCGGTGCCGTCAAGACCCGTGAAGTGACGCTGCCCGGCTTCCGGCATGATCTTTGTGCCATGAATCTCTCCATGTTCGCCGGCTCGGCCTTTTTTGCGCAGTATAAGAACGAGCTTTCGGCCGAAGGGCTGGACTTCATACCTGCAGCGGATTGTTTCGCTAGCGTGTTTCGCGACAACACCTATCTCGGCGTCAGCACCGATCTGGAAAAGACCGCGGGAGCCATCGCCGATATCTCGCCGCAGGATGCTGCAGCCTGGCGCAATATGCTCTCTACGTTCAGTGCGGATGCCCCGCATATTTTCGGCCTGCTCGGCTCGCCCATGCCGTCCATGGCCGCAGCCAGGGTCGTCTGGAAGGCTTGGCGCGAAAAAGGGATGAGCTGGATTTATGATACCGCGCGCATGCTCTTTGCCTCGCCGCGCGATTTCCTCGATGCCCGTTTCCAGAATACCAAACTCAAGGCGATGATGGCGGCCTGGGGGTTGCATCTCGACTTTGCGCCCGATGTCGCCGGCGGCGCACTGTTTCCCTATCTCGAATCCATGGCCAATCAGGCATTCGGGATGGTGATCGGCAAGGGCGGAGCGGATACGATCATCAAGGCGATGGCTGCCGTGCTAAAGAGCAAGGGCGGCGAGCTGATGCTCGGCACGCGCGTCGACAAGATCGTCACGGCAGGCGGTAAAGCGACGGGTGTCGTGCTGGCCGATGGGCGCCGTTACGAGGCGAAGCGGGCCGTCATAGCCAATGTCCATCCGCAGATCCTGTTCGGCAAGCTTCTGGAACAGGATCCGGCGCGCGAGGAGTTCGACGGCAAGGTGTTACGCTTCCGAGCGGGGCCTGGCACGATGATGATCCATCTGGCGCTGTCGGGCCTTCCGGATTGGGCCGCGGGCAAGGCGCTGCAGAGTTTTGCCTATGTGCATATCGCGCCGGATCTCGAAATGATGTCGCGTGTCTATGCCGAGGCGATGGGCGGACTTCTGCCGGCCGAGCCCGCCTTGGTGGTCGGGCAGCCTACGGCCATCGATCCGTCGCGCGCGCCGGCCGGGCAGCATGTGCTCTGGATACAGGTGCGCGTGCTGCCTGCAGAATTCCGTGGAGACGCCGCGGGTGAGATTTCCGGCACAGGCTGGGATGAGATCAAGGATGCCTATGCCGAGCGCGTCCTCGATATCGTCGAGCGCTATGCGCCAGGCTTGCGTGGCAAGATACTCGGCCGCTCGGTCTTTTCGCCCGTCGATCTCGAACGCGAGAACCCGAATCTCATCGGCGGCGACAATCTCTCGGGCAGCCATCACCTCGACCAGAATTTCCTGTTCCGACCCGTTGCCGGCTATTCGAAATACAGGACGCCCGTGACATCGCTGTACATGTGCGGCGCCTCGACATGGCCGGGTGCGGGAACGGGTGCAGGTTCCGGTTTCATGCTGGGGAAAATGCTGGCAAAGTGA
- a CDS encoding MarR family winged helix-turn-helix transcriptional regulator, translating to MEERFSGTILRRKRDENAKRPTMGEIGLNHFAPYLMNRLMARWNANLSEELREYDMTTAKMRALAVLSVSSSVTINELSVFAVTEQSTMSRTLDSLEQQGYIRRQPRAEDMRIRDVSITEEGRAAFEKVWPTMYDLFLQMFDGVDEAEYHGFISTLHKVLHNIRKHEI from the coding sequence ATGGAGGAACGGTTTTCAGGCACCATTTTGAGGCGCAAGCGGGATGAGAACGCGAAGCGCCCGACCATGGGCGAAATCGGCCTCAATCACTTCGCACCCTATTTGATGAACCGGCTGATGGCGCGCTGGAACGCCAATCTTTCGGAAGAGTTGCGCGAATACGACATGACGACCGCCAAGATGCGCGCGCTTGCCGTCCTCAGCGTCTCCTCCAGCGTCACCATCAACGAGCTCTCCGTCTTCGCCGTGACCGAGCAATCGACGATGAGCCGCACCCTGGATTCCCTCGAACAGCAGGGCTACATCCGCCGCCAGCCCCGCGCCGAAGACATGCGCATCCGCGATGTCTCCATCACCGAGGAAGGCCGCGCCGCCTTCGAGAAGGTCTGGCCAACCATGTATGACCTGTTCCTGCAGATGTTCGACGGCGTCGATGAAGCGGAATATCACGGCTTCATCTCGACACTTCACAAGGTGCTGCACAATATCAGGAAGCACGAGATCTGA
- a CDS encoding phytoene desaturase family protein, whose amino-acid sequence MGDHDYIIVGSGINALVAAAMLGKKGHKVLVLERNDRIGGCLRTDEITEPGFIHDVMATTMVLFLTSPAYGAIGKDLEARGLEFAHADLPTGVLRPDGSHVVFSKDRRRNIATFDELSLGDGQTFSREMDALTADAPFLFSLLGGALWSGSMLKTIGKQGWNRGLRKLAAWFGDALTPARGYLETSYRSEDIHALWAPWVLHCGLGPESAYSAEMLKVIGFALELGGAPIVKGGAEKLLTAFERLIIDNGGEIRVSADVEAIIPDANRNADGIRLANGDTLRAKAGVICSVTPNQLYERLMKDWPDPLPPEVKSGVASYRYGKGDMQIHYALSEPPRWKANAELGKVALLHLTPGLDGVSRAANECERGLLPAEPTVCVGQPVALDPSRAPEGKSILWLQLPEAPRHIKGDAAGEIETPRDGRWTEEVRERYADRIEALLSSHIENFSGIKLARRAYSPGDLEAMNMNLVGGDPYGGYCGIDQLFIWRPFKSSVNHRTHISGLYHIGASAHPGAGLGGGSGFLLASSLK is encoded by the coding sequence ATGGGCGATCATGACTACATCATCGTCGGCAGTGGCATAAATGCGCTCGTCGCAGCCGCCATGCTCGGCAAAAAGGGCCACAAGGTTCTTGTCCTTGAGCGCAACGACCGCATCGGCGGCTGCCTGCGCACCGATGAGATCACCGAGCCCGGCTTCATCCACGACGTCATGGCAACGACCATGGTGCTGTTCCTCACCTCGCCGGCCTATGGCGCCATCGGCAAGGATCTCGAGGCACGAGGCCTGGAATTCGCCCATGCTGACCTCCCAACGGGCGTACTCAGGCCTGACGGTTCGCATGTGGTCTTTTCGAAGGACCGGCGGCGCAATATCGCCACCTTCGATGAACTGTCGCTCGGTGATGGGCAGACCTTCTCGCGTGAAATGGATGCGCTGACCGCAGATGCACCATTCCTGTTTTCGCTGCTCGGCGGTGCATTGTGGTCGGGATCGATGCTCAAAACCATCGGCAAGCAGGGCTGGAATCGTGGCTTGCGCAAGCTCGCTGCCTGGTTTGGCGATGCTTTGACGCCGGCACGCGGCTATCTCGAAACCAGCTACAGGTCCGAGGATATCCATGCGCTCTGGGCGCCGTGGGTGCTTCATTGCGGCCTCGGGCCCGAAAGCGCCTATTCCGCCGAAATGCTGAAGGTGATCGGCTTTGCATTGGAATTGGGTGGCGCGCCGATCGTCAAGGGTGGCGCCGAAAAACTGCTGACGGCCTTCGAACGGCTGATCATCGACAACGGTGGCGAGATTCGCGTGAGTGCCGATGTCGAGGCTATCATTCCGGACGCCAATCGCAATGCCGATGGCATACGTCTTGCGAATGGCGACACCTTGAGAGCAAAGGCCGGCGTGATCTGCTCGGTCACACCCAACCAGCTTTACGAGCGGCTGATGAAGGATTGGCCGGATCCGCTGCCGCCGGAGGTCAAATCAGGCGTTGCCAGCTACCGCTACGGCAAGGGCGATATGCAGATCCACTATGCGCTTTCCGAGCCGCCGCGCTGGAAGGCCAATGCCGAGCTCGGCAAGGTGGCGCTGCTGCACCTCACCCCCGGCCTCGACGGCGTCTCGCGCGCCGCCAACGAATGTGAGCGCGGGCTTCTGCCGGCCGAACCGACGGTCTGCGTCGGGCAGCCTGTCGCGCTCGATCCCAGCCGCGCACCGGAAGGAAAGTCGATCCTCTGGCTGCAGCTTCCCGAAGCGCCGCGCCATATCAAGGGAGATGCCGCCGGCGAAATCGAAACGCCAAGGGACGGCCGCTGGACGGAAGAGGTGCGCGAGCGCTATGCCGACCGCATTGAGGCGCTTCTATCCAGCCATATCGAGAACTTCTCCGGCATAAAACTCGCGCGCCGCGCCTATTCTCCTGGCGATCTGGAGGCGATGAATATGAACCTTGTCGGCGGCGATCCTTACGGCGGCTATTGCGGCATCGACCAGCTTTTCATCTGGCGTCCTTTCAAGTCATCTGTTAACCACCGCACCCACATATCGGGCCTCTACCACATCGGCGCTTCGGCGCATCCCGGTGCGGGCCTTGGTGGGGGCTCCGGCTTCCTGCTCGCATCATCGCTGAAGTAA
- a CDS encoding cyclase family protein, producing MTATTLASLASALLSGSVKVVDLTAPLGPDTPVLYLPPQFGKNTPNVKVHTISEYNQDGPFWAWNWLELGEHTGTHFDAPCHWITGKDHPNNTTDTIPPQNFVAPVNVIDRSKEAAANPDYLLTVESIKEWEAQNGAIEAGSWVLLRTDWYKRNGSTETFLNADENGPHSPGPTAEAIEYLLTKGIIGWGQETIGTDAGSAGGMNPPFPAHNLMHKANRYGLASLSNLDQLPAKGAVLIAAPLKFVKGTGSPVRALALIA from the coding sequence ATGACAGCCACCACACTCGCCAGCCTAGCCTCGGCCCTGCTTTCGGGCTCCGTCAAGGTCGTCGATCTCACCGCGCCGCTCGGTCCGGATACTCCGGTGCTCTACCTGCCGCCACAGTTCGGCAAGAACACGCCGAACGTCAAGGTCCATACGATCTCGGAATACAATCAGGACGGTCCCTTCTGGGCCTGGAACTGGCTGGAGCTCGGCGAGCATACCGGCACGCATTTCGATGCGCCCTGCCACTGGATCACCGGCAAGGACCATCCGAACAACACGACGGACACCATTCCGCCGCAGAATTTTGTGGCGCCGGTCAATGTCATCGACCGCTCCAAGGAAGCCGCCGCCAATCCCGATTATCTGCTGACGGTCGAGAGCATCAAGGAATGGGAAGCCCAGAACGGCGCGATCGAAGCCGGCAGCTGGGTACTGCTGCGTACCGACTGGTACAAGCGTAACGGCTCGACCGAGACCTTCCTGAATGCCGATGAAAACGGCCCGCATTCCCCCGGTCCGACGGCCGAAGCGATCGAATATCTGCTCACCAAGGGCATTATCGGCTGGGGCCAGGAGACCATCGGCACCGATGCCGGTTCCGCCGGAGGCATGAACCCGCCCTTCCCGGCGCACAACCTCATGCACAAGGCCAATCGCTATGGCCTCGCCAGCCTTTCGAACCTCGACCAGCTTCCGGCCAAGGGCGCCGTGCTGATCGCCGCGCCTTTGAAGTTCGTCAAGGGCACCGGTTCGCCGGTTCGCGCACTGGCATTGATTGCATGA